A segment of the Desulfofundulus kuznetsovii DSM 6115 genome:
GAAACTCCAGGGCGGACACGGAAATAACGCCGTCGAAGCTGTTGTCCCGGAAGGGCAGCTGCCCGGCGTCCCCCAGGACAAATTCCACCGGCAATCCCTCAGCCTCCGCTTTGGCGCGCGCCTTCGCCAGCATTCCCGGTGAAATGTCAAGCCCCGTTACTCTCAGTCCCCGCCGGGCCAGTTCCAGGGAATAATTGCCTGTGCCGCAACCTATGTCCAGCACGCTCATTCCGGGCCGCGGCTCCAGGTAAGCCAGGACGGCCTCCTTTTCCACCCGGTCCACGAAACGGCCGGCGGCAGTCTGGTACCATGAATCGTAGCTGCCAGCTTTGTCGTCAAACAGCTGTTTCATTTGTTCTCTCTTCC
Coding sequences within it:
- a CDS encoding class I SAM-dependent methyltransferase, whose translation is MKQLFDDKAGSYDSWYQTAAGRFVDRVEKEAVLAYLEPRPGMSVLDIGCGTGNYSLELARRGLRVTGLDISPGMLAKARAKAEAEGLPVEFVLGDAGQLPFRDNSFDGVISVSALEFLPDPGAALREAYRVLKPCGRLVVGVIGRDSSWGHFYAGKACRDPGSVFNRARFYTLDELRRVMPGGSVRVRAVLFTPPDFDYRQEQAAQELETAAVKAGRTDGGFICAVLVK